The Sulfurimonas sp. genome includes a region encoding these proteins:
- a CDS encoding HD-GYP domain-containing protein, which produces MEHKTVRQSGINTLSKAPRKEKEHAYILIDNDAMKLVPVDKRILNIGLKLDFKLFSIHEKTHMSLFLQAHSVIDEDKKQKLQHVEQVYTLESEKDKYNNFLESHIQDIVRDDTLTLDEKTDIIYEATTDLTKELYSNPDALKNSHLTENIVRPILETILYNEDTISSYMKIIEYDYYTHTHSLNVSVYSLCLGAELKLDKERLTALGKSALLHDIGKSEIDPNIVNKQGFLTDEEFETMKSHPGMGYEIALKYNINDKDILDGIKHHHEKVDGQGYPENLSNNSLGLFPRIICVCDVFDALTTRRSYKNAMHSFDALMLMKTHMSSHFDQSILNTFIRMLHD; this is translated from the coding sequence TTGGAACATAAAACAGTAAGACAATCTGGTATCAATACTCTATCAAAAGCTCCTAGAAAGGAGAAGGAACATGCTTATATTCTTATAGATAATGATGCCATGAAACTTGTCCCTGTTGACAAAAGAATACTAAATATAGGTCTTAAACTAGATTTTAAACTTTTTTCAATACACGAAAAAACCCATATGTCACTCTTTCTGCAAGCTCATTCTGTAATAGATGAAGACAAAAAGCAGAAACTCCAACATGTTGAACAAGTGTATACATTAGAATCGGAGAAAGATAAATATAATAACTTTTTAGAGTCGCACATACAAGACATTGTAAGAGATGACACTCTTACTTTAGATGAAAAAACAGACATAATTTATGAAGCGACGACAGACTTAACAAAAGAATTATATTCTAACCCTGATGCACTAAAAAACTCACACCTGACCGAAAATATTGTAAGACCGATTTTGGAAACTATTTTATACAATGAAGATACTATTTCATCATATATGAAAATAATAGAATATGATTACTATACCCACACACATTCACTAAATGTAAGTGTATACTCTCTATGTTTGGGAGCTGAACTAAAACTAGATAAAGAAAGGCTAACAGCGCTTGGAAAATCAGCTTTATTACACGATATAGGAAAAAGTGAAATTGATCCTAACATTGTTAATAAACAAGGATTTCTGACCGATGAAGAGTTTGAAACTATGAAGAGTCATCCAGGTATGGGTTATGAAATAGCATTAAAATATAATATTAATGATAAAGATATACTAGATGGAATAAAACATCATCACGAAAAGGTAGATGGACAAGGTTATCCTGAGAATTTATCTAATAATAGCCTAGGATTATTTCCTAGAATAATTTGTGTTTGTGATGTATTTGATGCCTTAACGACTAGACGTTCTTATAAAAATGCAATGCATTCATTTGATGCTTTAATGCTTATGAAAACACACATGAGTTCACACTTTGATCAATCAATTTTAAATACTTTTATTAGAATGCTTCACGACTAA
- a CDS encoding M3 family metallopeptidase: MSDFVKFQCNLDTFIDDLNKLLDLNNKKIDELLKQTNKTYASFVKPMQIMDEELELFFTPLSHLNSVNNSEETQKTYSDSLPIITEYSTNISQNIDIYNSYKEIYENEKETLNHEQKRVLELNIQGFELSGAHLDNETKKRLAEINLRKSELQNDFSQNLLNATNAYEKIITDEKDVSGIPASDLESAKFEEDGVTKYRFTLQMPSYIAYMTYGPNREIREEIYKAYVSRAPENAKIIDELLELRHEMSNLLGFNNYSEYSLASKMADSTDSVLNFLYKLQKNSKAQAEKELKEVQALSEKKLESFDSAFYSEILKKEKYDIDEDEFRPYFEQNSVLNGMFDFLYILFGIQFQKVDEKLWDDKATAYDIYLNDKLRSRLYFDLEARKSKRGGAWMHNYQTHSTDENGERKLASAFVVCNFPASSNESPSLLRHDDVVTLFHEMGHAIHHVLSNVNESEVSGVNGVEWDAVEFPSQFLENFAYEPKVLKMFAKHYKNGEVIPDEMIQKLVDSKNFMSASGMLRQLEFSIFDFKLHTKVYKGEEVQELLDSIRKETTLIKTPSYNKFQNGFSHIFAGGYAAGYYSYKWAEVLSADAFFRVVDEGIFDSSTAKNYLDIVLDGGGAKSLSEYFNELMGRDADTDSLLRLNGIK, from the coding sequence ATGTCAGACTTTGTAAAATTTCAATGTAATTTAGACACTTTTATAGATGATTTAAACAAACTACTAGATCTAAATAATAAAAAAATAGATGAACTTTTAAAGCAAACAAATAAAACTTATGCATCATTCGTAAAACCTATGCAGATAATGGATGAGGAATTAGAACTTTTCTTTACACCATTATCACATCTAAATTCTGTAAACAACTCTGAAGAGACTCAAAAAACATATAGTGATTCACTGCCAATAATAACAGAATATTCTACTAATATTTCTCAAAATATTGATATATATAACTCATATAAAGAGATTTACGAAAATGAAAAAGAAACTCTAAACCACGAACAAAAAAGAGTATTAGAGCTTAATATTCAGGGCTTTGAACTAAGTGGTGCTCACTTAGATAATGAAACAAAAAAAAGACTTGCAGAGATCAACCTTAGAAAGAGTGAACTTCAAAATGATTTTTCACAGAACCTCCTAAATGCAACTAATGCATATGAGAAAATAATAACTGACGAAAAAGATGTAAGTGGTATACCTGCTAGCGATTTAGAGAGTGCAAAATTTGAAGAAGACGGTGTTACTAAATACCGTTTTACACTTCAAATGCCATCATACATAGCATATATGACTTATGGTCCTAACAGAGAGATTAGAGAAGAGATTTATAAGGCTTATGTATCTCGTGCACCTGAAAATGCAAAAATAATAGATGAACTTTTAGAACTTCGTCATGAAATGAGTAATCTACTTGGTTTTAATAACTACTCTGAATATTCTTTAGCATCTAAAATGGCCGACTCAACAGATAGTGTTTTAAACTTCTTATATAAACTACAAAAAAACTCAAAAGCTCAAGCAGAAAAAGAACTAAAAGAAGTACAAGCATTAAGTGAAAAAAAACTAGAGAGTTTTGACAGTGCATTTTATAGTGAAATACTGAAAAAAGAAAAATACGATATTGATGAAGATGAATTTCGTCCATATTTTGAGCAAAACAGTGTTTTGAACGGAATGTTTGATTTCTTGTACATACTATTTGGTATACAGTTTCAAAAAGTAGATGAAAAACTATGGGACGATAAAGCTACTGCATACGACATTTATCTTAATGATAAACTTCGCTCACGTCTATATTTTGACTTAGAAGCTAGAAAATCAAAACGTGGCGGTGCTTGGATGCATAATTATCAAACTCATTCTACTGATGAAAATGGTGAGAGAAAACTGGCATCAGCTTTTGTAGTATGTAACTTTCCAGCTTCTTCAAATGAATCTCCATCACTTCTTAGACATGACGATGTAGTTACGCTATTTCATGAGATGGGACATGCGATTCATCATGTTTTATCAAACGTTAATGAAAGTGAAGTTAGTGGTGTAAACGGTGTTGAATGGGATGCAGTTGAGTTCCCATCACAGTTTTTAGAAAACTTTGCATATGAGCCTAAAGTTTTAAAAATGTTTGCTAAACATTATAAAAATGGAGAAGTTATACCGGATGAAATGATTCAAAAATTGGTAGATTCTAAAAATTTCATGTCAGCTTCGGGGATGCTTAGACAATTAGAATTTTCTATATTTGATTTTAAATTGCATACTAAGGTATATAAAGGTGAGGAAGTTCAAGAGTTACTAGATAGTATTAGAAAAGAGACGACCCTTATTAAAACTCCATCATATAATAAATTTCAAAATGGGTTTTCACATATATTCGCAGGAGGATATGCAGCTGGATATTACAGTTATAAGTGGGCTGAAGTATTAAGTGCAGATGCATTCTTTAGAGTTGTTGATGAAGGAATATTTGACTCTTCAACTGCTAAAAATTATCTTGACATTGTATTAGATGGCGGTGGTGCTAAAAGTCTGAGTGAATACTTTAATGAACTTATGGGAAGAGATGCAGATACAGATAGTTTATTAAGGCTTAATGGAATAAAATAA
- a CDS encoding endonuclease/exonuclease/phosphatase family protein: MRIATYNVESLFDLEKQGYKYKEYKPYGKSLWNKKNYNIKLTNISKVIKDIDADIIALQEIHSIHALKDLRLKLKQIGLYYKYYRIADKKDSTIKVALLSKVPFIYSKEVVVGNSFKYRNIQEVKFKINNKEFYIFNNHWKSKSGPESMRMFSAKKLRDRLKEIGYEKNIILVGDFNSHYEENIIFLRNRNHNDTNGKTGINDILRTIYQKEKANKNKYVENSFYNLWYDTETEKRYSYVFRGKKEALDNIIVSQSLLDNKDMDYKIGTIQNISKDYMIYKGKYPYRWKISTARVPKHKGKGYSDHLPVVATFVLN; encoded by the coding sequence TTGAGAATAGCTACATACAATGTTGAATCGTTATTTGACTTAGAAAAACAAGGTTATAAATATAAAGAGTATAAACCTTATGGAAAGTCTCTTTGGAATAAAAAAAACTACAATATAAAACTTACAAATATATCTAAAGTGATAAAAGATATCGATGCAGATATCATAGCTCTGCAAGAAATACATTCCATTCATGCACTTAAAGACTTAAGACTAAAACTTAAACAAATCGGTTTATACTACAAATACTATAGAATAGCAGATAAAAAAGATTCAACTATAAAAGTTGCGCTCTTAAGCAAAGTACCATTTATATATTCTAAAGAGGTAGTAGTCGGAAATTCATTTAAATACAGAAACATTCAAGAAGTAAAATTTAAAATCAATAATAAAGAATTCTATATTTTTAATAACCACTGGAAATCAAAGAGCGGACCTGAAAGTATGCGCATGTTTTCTGCTAAAAAACTAAGAGATAGACTAAAAGAGATAGGATATGAAAAAAACATCATTCTAGTCGGTGATTTTAATTCACATTATGAAGAGAATATAATATTTTTAAGAAATAGAAATCATAATGATACAAATGGAAAAACTGGTATAAACGATATACTTAGAACAATATATCAAAAAGAAAAAGCTAATAAGAATAAATACGTTGAAAATTCTTTTTATAACCTTTGGTATGATACAGAAACAGAGAAAAGGTATAGTTACGTATTTAGAGGAAAAAAAGAAGCTCTTGATAATATAATAGTGTCTCAATCACTATTAGACAATAAAGATATGGACTATAAAATAGGAACTATACAAAACATATCAAAAGATTATATGATATATAAGGGGAAATACCCATATAGATGGAAAATATCAACAGCAAGAGTTCCTAAACATAAAGGAAAAGGATATTCTGATCACTTACCTGTTGTAGCTACATTTGTTCTTAATTAA
- a CDS encoding uracil-DNA glycosylase translates to MSIVNPKIPQSWINVLHNEFDKEYFYNLKLFLKDEQSKYTIYPKNSNIFNAYNSTEFSEVKVVILGQDPYHGPKQAHGLSFSVQDGVALPPSLKNIFSELVDDLGCSYPTSGNLQSWANQGVVLLNAVLSVRASQANSHQGMGWEYFTDATIKAINDNLENVVFILWGRPAQMKEKLIDANKHLILKAPHPSPLSSYRGFFGSKPFSQSNNYLLAHNKSPIEWCLN, encoded by the coding sequence ATGTCAATAGTAAACCCAAAAATACCACAAAGCTGGATAAATGTACTACATAATGAATTTGATAAAGAATATTTTTATAATTTAAAGCTTTTTTTAAAAGATGAACAATCAAAATACACTATATATCCTAAAAATTCAAATATCTTCAATGCTTACAATTCTACAGAGTTTTCAGAAGTTAAAGTAGTAATACTAGGTCAAGATCCATACCATGGTCCCAAACAAGCTCATGGTTTATCGTTCTCAGTTCAAGATGGAGTAGCTTTACCACCATCACTTAAAAATATTTTTTCGGAACTTGTAGATGATCTAGGATGTTCATATCCAACAAGCGGAAATCTTCAATCTTGGGCGAATCAAGGTGTAGTACTATTAAATGCAGTTTTATCTGTTAGAGCAAGCCAAGCTAATTCTCATCAAGGAATGGGTTGGGAGTATTTTACTGATGCCACTATAAAAGCTATTAATGATAATTTAGAAAATGTTGTATTTATATTATGGGGTAGACCGGCACAGATGAAAGAAAAGCTAATAGATGCTAATAAGCATCTAATTTTAAAAGCACCACACCCATCTCCACTCTCATCATATCGTGGTTTTTTTGGATCAAAGCCTTTCTCTCAGTCTAATAACTATCTATTAGCTCATAATAAATCACCAATAGAGTGGTGTCTTAATTAA